The Planctomycetia bacterium genome has a window encoding:
- the argG gene encoding argininosuccinate synthase, whose protein sequence is MGKRCVLAYSGGLDTSVILGWLIEQGYEVVAVYVDLGQPCEDREAILAKARTCGAVKSLIVDVREELCRDFAFPVMQWQARYEGTYLLGTSIARPLISKVCVEIAHREGCSVFAHGATGKGNDQCRFQLAAEALDPGIRVLAPWRIAAFRERFPGRKELIEFCEAKNIPVKASKGKPYSSDENCLHTSYEAGALEELSTDGFALVEFGMTVAPQQAPDNPETVRIDFDRGLPVRVNGKTLAAHEIVLALNEIGGRNGVGRTDIVENRLVGMKSRGVYEAPGMTLLYEAHRLVEQMTLDRDLVHLRDRLAPEVAEMVYYGFWYCAKMDALAAFIREAQRPVTGSVELNLYKGNILVKSRESSQSLYDAAIASMEGGGSYDQTDAEGFLRILGLPLRVQGKVRPRGKG, encoded by the coding sequence ATGGGCAAGCGGTGCGTGCTGGCGTATTCGGGCGGGCTGGACACCTCGGTGATCCTCGGCTGGCTCATCGAGCAGGGCTACGAGGTGGTCGCCGTGTACGTCGACCTCGGGCAGCCCTGCGAGGACCGCGAGGCGATCCTCGCCAAGGCGCGCACCTGCGGCGCCGTCAAGAGCCTGATCGTCGACGTCCGCGAGGAGCTGTGCCGCGACTTCGCCTTCCCGGTCATGCAGTGGCAGGCCCGCTACGAGGGCACCTACCTGCTCGGCACGTCGATCGCCCGGCCCCTGATCAGCAAGGTGTGCGTGGAGATCGCCCACCGCGAGGGCTGTTCGGTGTTCGCCCACGGCGCCACCGGCAAGGGAAACGACCAGTGCCGGTTCCAGCTCGCCGCCGAGGCGCTCGATCCGGGGATCCGCGTCCTCGCCCCGTGGCGGATCGCCGCCTTCCGCGAGCGCTTTCCGGGCCGCAAGGAGCTGATCGAGTTCTGCGAGGCGAAGAACATCCCCGTCAAGGCCTCCAAGGGGAAGCCCTACAGCTCCGACGAGAACTGCCTGCACACCAGCTACGAGGCAGGGGCGCTCGAGGAGCTCTCGACCGACGGCTTCGCGCTCGTGGAGTTCGGGATGACCGTCGCGCCGCAGCAGGCGCCCGACAACCCGGAGACCGTGCGGATCGACTTCGACCGCGGGCTGCCTGTCCGCGTCAACGGCAAGACGCTCGCGGCCCACGAGATCGTGCTCGCGCTCAACGAGATCGGCGGCCGAAATGGCGTCGGTCGCACCGACATCGTCGAGAACCGGCTCGTCGGCATGAAGAGCCGGGGTGTCTACGAGGCCCCCGGCATGACGCTCCTCTACGAGGCCCACCGGCTCGTCGAGCAGATGACGCTCGACCGCGATCTCGTCCACCTCCGCGACCGGCTCGCGCCGGAGGTCGCCGAGATGGTGTACTACGGCTTCTGGTACTGCGCGAAGATGGACGCCCTCGCCGCGTTCATCCGTGAGGCACAGCGGCCCGTGACCGGCTCGGTGGAGCTCAACCTCTACAAGGGCAACATCCTCGTCAAGAGCCGGGAGAGCAGCCAGAGCCTGTACGACGCGGCCATCGCCTCGATGGAAGGGGGCGGCTCGTACGACCAGACCGACGCCGAGGGCTTCCTGCGAATCCTCGGCCTGCCGCTCCGCGTGCAGGGAAAGGTTCGCCCGCGCGGCAAGGGATGA
- a CDS encoding peptidase has protein sequence MVRSSRGTQILLAVLAPAWGVLLAASGRADQVTLRDGRVLEGRFAVLPSVAVDPAKATQPSPITNILVCDDELTRTMVAKRQVARTEEGPVDLGVERIRIPQPVPEKGRRVIGIGAALRATPFDEFGRRILALDTAGGRVDVVQGITEITPRWTRIEGIVTEQPILLDMRVATSTLPRDVLRRVIEQHIDRTNPDERLRVVRLLIQGERYEEARRELEGVLADFPTLSGLDDQRRRLAEFTARQILAELALRGRSGQDRLAMRLLESFPTDNLGSETLEAIREARERYRERLQQARDLVARLEKLLAGIEDEGSRRAAGETLAEIREQLSFATVERLATFDQLADDAGRPADRLLAVAIGGWLQGVGAGTENLKLSLSALRLRGLIRDYLRTADAAARDALFTRMGEEEAFEPATVAAIAAHMRPPLDPPAASSPGLHELTVTGLGDDDKAACLVQLPPEYDPLRRYPAIVALHAGGMTPLSQVEWWAGMPGQDGIRAGQATRHGMIVIAPAWARADQAGYEFSAREHAVVLGAVREACRRFSIDSDRVFLAGHAQGGNAAWDVALAHPDMWAGMVGISATADKYVRFYWKNAAAVPLYLVGGELDGGTLKRNAVDLDEYFERGFDVTYVEYRGRGHEHFADEQLRIFDWLGRRKRAFFPAQIEAVSMRPWDRFFWWLEYDDPPAKTLVLPAQWPPPKGTVAFEVDAKAQTVKPGNVIRVQCGARNVRVWLAPEFIDFALPTSVTVAGERVFAGRVNPDLRVMLEDLRLRADRQHPFWAVVEKKPGGAAGRGRD, from the coding sequence ATGGTTCGCTCGTCGCGCGGCACGCAGATCCTCCTTGCGGTCCTCGCCCCGGCGTGGGGCGTGCTGCTCGCGGCCAGCGGCCGTGCCGACCAGGTCACGCTGCGCGACGGCCGCGTCCTCGAGGGGCGGTTCGCGGTCCTGCCCAGCGTGGCCGTCGATCCGGCCAAGGCGACGCAGCCCTCCCCGATCACCAACATCCTGGTCTGTGACGACGAACTCACGCGGACCATGGTGGCCAAGCGGCAGGTCGCGCGGACGGAGGAGGGCCCCGTCGACTTGGGCGTGGAGCGCATCCGCATCCCGCAGCCCGTGCCGGAAAAGGGCCGGCGCGTGATCGGAATCGGGGCCGCGCTCCGGGCGACCCCGTTCGACGAGTTCGGCCGGCGGATCCTCGCGCTCGACACGGCCGGCGGCCGTGTCGACGTCGTGCAGGGGATCACCGAGATCACCCCGCGCTGGACGCGGATCGAGGGCATCGTCACCGAGCAGCCGATCCTGCTCGACATGCGGGTGGCGACGAGCACCCTTCCCCGCGACGTGCTGCGTCGGGTGATCGAGCAGCACATCGACCGCACGAACCCCGACGAGCGGCTGCGGGTGGTGCGGCTGCTCATCCAGGGCGAGCGTTACGAGGAGGCGCGGCGCGAGCTGGAGGGCGTGCTCGCCGACTTCCCCACGCTCTCCGGCCTCGACGACCAGCGCCGCAGGCTGGCGGAGTTCACGGCCCGGCAGATCCTCGCCGAACTCGCCCTGCGCGGGCGCTCCGGCCAGGATCGGCTGGCGATGCGGCTCCTGGAATCGTTTCCCACGGACAACCTCGGAAGCGAGACCCTGGAGGCCATCCGCGAGGCCCGCGAGCGCTACCGCGAGCGGCTGCAGCAGGCCCGCGACCTCGTCGCCCGGCTGGAAAAACTGCTGGCCGGCATCGAGGACGAGGGCAGTCGGCGGGCCGCCGGTGAGACGCTGGCGGAGATCCGCGAGCAACTTTCGTTCGCCACCGTGGAGCGGCTGGCGACGTTCGACCAGCTCGCCGACGATGCCGGCAGGCCCGCCGACCGGCTGCTGGCCGTCGCCATCGGCGGCTGGCTGCAGGGTGTCGGGGCCGGCACCGAGAACCTCAAGCTGTCGCTGTCGGCGCTCCGGCTCCGCGGCCTGATCCGCGACTACCTGCGGACGGCCGACGCCGCGGCCCGCGACGCCCTGTTCACCCGGATGGGGGAAGAGGAGGCGTTCGAGCCGGCGACGGTCGCCGCCATCGCCGCGCACATGCGGCCGCCGCTCGATCCCCCCGCGGCCAGCAGCCCGGGCCTGCACGAACTGACCGTGACCGGCCTCGGCGACGACGACAAGGCGGCCTGCCTCGTGCAGCTGCCCCCCGAATACGATCCGCTCCGACGCTACCCCGCGATCGTGGCCCTGCACGCCGGCGGCATGACCCCGCTGTCGCAGGTCGAGTGGTGGGCGGGCATGCCCGGGCAGGACGGCATCCGGGCGGGGCAGGCGACCCGCCACGGTATGATCGTGATCGCGCCCGCGTGGGCCCGCGCGGACCAGGCGGGGTACGAGTTCAGCGCCCGCGAGCACGCCGTGGTGCTCGGGGCGGTCCGCGAGGCCTGCCGCCGGTTCTCCATCGACAGCGACCGGGTGTTCCTCGCCGGGCACGCGCAGGGGGGCAACGCGGCCTGGGACGTGGCGCTCGCCCATCCGGACATGTGGGCCGGCATGGTGGGCATCTCCGCCACGGCCGACAAGTACGTCCGCTTCTACTGGAAGAACGCCGCCGCCGTCCCGCTGTACCTCGTCGGCGGCGAGCTCGACGGCGGCACGCTGAAGCGCAACGCGGTCGATCTCGACGAGTATTTCGAGCGCGGCTTCGACGTCACCTACGTCGAGTACCGGGGCCGCGGGCACGAGCACTTCGCCGACGAGCAACTGCGGATCTTCGACTGGCTCGGCAGGCGGAAGCGGGCCTTCTTTCCGGCGCAGATCGAGGCGGTGTCGATGCGGCCCTGGGACCGGTTCTTCTGGTGGCTGGAATACGACGACCCGCCGGCGAAGACCCTCGTGCTCCCGGCGCAGTGGCCGCCCCCCAAGGGAACGGTCGCCTTCGAGGTGGACGCCAAGGCGCAGACCGTCAAGCCGGGGAACGTGATCAGGGTCCAGTGCGGCGCCCGCAACGTGCGCGTCTGGCTGGCGCCCGAGTTCATCGACTTCGCCCTGCCCACGAGCGTCACGGTGGCGGGCGAGCGGGTGTTCGCCGGCCGGGTGAACCCCGACCTGCGCGTGATGCTGGAGGACCTCCGGCTGCGGGCCGACCGCCAGCACCCCTTTTGGGCCGTCGTCGAGAAGAAGCCGGGCGGCGCGGCCGGCCGCGGCCGCGACTGA
- a CDS encoding Rho termination factor domain protein → MTSASLKDKRVRDLARLAKQHGVSGWHAMRKDQLIKALVRKAKGALPRPAGDQESRQASAPTAFGPGPSCDPRVAARIAEARDRLSRVKDLATRPEQARGSRRDRDRIVLMVRGPHWLHAFWEVTPRSIDRARAALGQEWHTARPVLRIVQLDSDLQNSAAEKVIREIGVHGGVKNWFIDVRDPLRCRVELGYRTTSGRFHALGRSNAVSTPVTAQGDTLDVHWGEIAGDCDRIYAMSGGFSGDTAPADLQELFAERMRRPMSPPEARHAVVEAEEPEAVACDCELQVDAEMVVYGATRPDAYVTLHGEPVKLAADGTFRVRVEMPNRRQVIPIVASAPDAGARRTVVLAVERNTKTMEPYGRDSGEY, encoded by the coding sequence ATGACGTCGGCGAGCCTCAAGGACAAGCGGGTCAGGGATTTGGCCCGGCTGGCCAAACAGCACGGGGTCTCGGGCTGGCACGCGATGCGGAAGGATCAGCTCATCAAGGCCCTCGTTCGCAAGGCGAAGGGCGCCCTGCCGCGACCGGCCGGCGACCAGGAGTCGCGGCAGGCATCCGCGCCGACCGCGTTTGGCCCGGGCCCATCCTGCGACCCGCGTGTGGCGGCAAGGATCGCCGAGGCCCGCGACCGGCTGTCGCGGGTCAAGGACCTGGCGACGCGACCCGAGCAGGCACGGGGCAGCCGCCGCGACCGGGACCGGATCGTGCTCATGGTTCGCGGCCCGCACTGGCTGCACGCGTTCTGGGAGGTGACCCCCCGGAGCATCGATCGAGCCCGTGCCGCACTGGGCCAGGAATGGCACACGGCCCGTCCGGTCCTGCGCATCGTGCAGTTGGACAGCGACCTGCAGAACTCGGCTGCCGAAAAGGTGATCCGCGAGATCGGGGTCCATGGGGGCGTGAAGAACTGGTTCATCGACGTCCGCGATCCGCTGCGCTGCCGGGTGGAACTGGGCTACCGGACGACGAGTGGCCGGTTTCATGCGCTCGGCCGCAGCAACGCCGTGAGCACGCCGGTCACTGCCCAAGGGGACACGCTCGATGTCCACTGGGGTGAGATCGCCGGCGACTGCGACCGGATCTACGCCATGAGCGGCGGTTTTTCCGGGGACACCGCGCCGGCCGATTTGCAGGAGCTTTTCGCGGAGCGGATGCGCCGGCCGATGAGCCCGCCCGAGGCACGGCACGCGGTGGTGGAGGCGGAAGAGCCCGAGGCCGTCGCCTGCGATTGCGAGCTGCAGGTCGATGCCGAGATGGTCGTCTACGGGGCGACTCGGCCCGACGCCTACGTGACGTTGCACGGCGAGCCGGTGAAACTCGCCGCCGACGGGACGTTCCGCGTGCGCGTCGAGATGCCGAACCGGCGGCAGGTCATTCCGATCGTGGCCAGCGCCCCGGATGCAGGCGCGCGGCGGACGGTGGTGCTGGCCGTCGAGCGGAACACGAAGACGATGGAGCCCTACGGCCGCGACTCGGGCGAGTATTGA
- the rpoA gene encoding RNA polymerase subunit alpha domain protein, translated as MVATTAAPRLDVREMITGNGPFGPTEIRRLVDGLGSDPGVHRDLRAAVRELESQSDRSPAAAVKLGVCQFLLGRGHEALDTLRTGDGGALALFYQGLAHAAQQTHDKARESFEAARKAGYDAGACAAGIAEALRASGKSQEARREIEQLGPQAEASAAALTARGLIAADLGLPVAESVAAFEKALTVDPGHPEALFALGVINDRLGNDAEARDCYERSLKRYPQSVGALLNLGIMFEDDDDFTRAQQCYRRILEVYPDHPRARLFMRDSSASGDLHLDEQEQRQRDRLDQVMQLPVSDFELSVRSRNCLQKMGILTLGDLARTTEDDILASKNFGETSLHEIKDMLASKGLSLGQAVRPIAAGEPEPEPLEAAGEDLEINSLPINELNLSVRARKCTTKLGINTIGDLVRRTAEDLLECKNFGVTSLNEVREKLTERGLKLRGE; from the coding sequence ATGGTTGCCACGACTGCCGCCCCACGGCTGGATGTCCGCGAAATGATCACCGGCAACGGCCCCTTCGGGCCGACGGAGATCCGCCGCCTCGTCGACGGCTTGGGGAGCGACCCCGGCGTGCACCGCGATCTGCGGGCGGCCGTCCGGGAACTGGAGTCGCAGTCGGACCGCAGCCCCGCGGCGGCGGTGAAACTCGGCGTCTGCCAATTTCTGCTCGGCCGCGGCCATGAGGCACTCGACACGCTGCGGACTGGGGACGGCGGCGCGCTCGCGCTCTTCTACCAAGGGCTCGCCCACGCAGCCCAGCAGACGCACGACAAGGCCCGCGAATCGTTCGAGGCCGCCCGCAAGGCCGGCTACGACGCCGGCGCCTGCGCGGCGGGGATCGCCGAGGCCCTGCGGGCGTCCGGCAAGTCGCAGGAGGCGCGCCGGGAAATCGAGCAGCTCGGCCCCCAGGCCGAAGCCTCCGCCGCCGCGCTCACCGCCCGGGGCCTGATCGCCGCCGATCTCGGCCTTCCGGTCGCGGAGTCAGTGGCGGCTTTCGAGAAGGCCCTGACCGTCGATCCCGGCCATCCCGAGGCGCTGTTCGCGCTCGGCGTGATCAACGACCGGCTCGGCAACGACGCCGAGGCCCGCGACTGCTACGAGCGGTCGCTGAAGCGCTATCCCCAGAGCGTCGGGGCGCTGCTCAATCTCGGCATCATGTTCGAGGACGACGACGACTTCACCCGCGCCCAGCAGTGCTACCGCCGAATCCTCGAGGTCTACCCCGACCATCCCCGGGCCCGGCTCTTCATGCGCGACTCCTCCGCATCCGGCGACCTGCACCTCGACGAGCAGGAGCAGCGCCAGCGGGATCGGCTCGATCAGGTGATGCAGTTGCCTGTCAGCGATTTCGAGCTCTCGGTCAGGAGTCGCAACTGCCTGCAGAAGATGGGCATCCTCACGCTCGGTGACCTGGCGCGGACCACCGAGGACGATATCCTGGCGAGCAAGAACTTCGGCGAGACGAGCCTCCATGAAATCAAGGACATGCTCGCATCGAAGGGCCTGTCACTGGGCCAGGCTGTCAGGCCGATCGCGGCGGGCGAACCGGAGCCGGAGCCGCTGGAGGCGGCTGGCGAGGATCTGGAGATCAACTCCCTGCCGATCAACGAACTCAACCTCTCGGTGCGGGCCCGCAAGTGCACGACGAAGCTCGGCATCAACACGATCGGCGATCTCGTGCGGAGGACGGCCGAAGACTTGCTGGAATGCAAGAACTTCGGCGTTACGAGCCTCAACGAGGTTCGGGAGAAGTTGACCGAGCGCGGCCTGAAACTCCGGGGCGAATGA
- the kdsA gene encoding 2-dehydro-3-deoxyphosphooctonate aldolase: MNPRLPACIGPHRCGPEQPLLLIAGPCVIETEDLCLRIADRLASLAARLPVQVVFKASYDKANRTSGAAFRGPGLDDGLAVLEKVRSVTGLPVTTDVHLPEQATVAGGICDMLQVPAFLCRQTDLLLAAAATGKAVNVKKGQFVAPGDMKHVVAKLLAGGCRDVLLCERGTFFGYGRLVNDFGGLPLMRSFGVPVIFDATHSVQQPASLGEATGGDRGLVEPLARAAAAVGIDGLFFETHPDPDRSPSDGPNMVPLDDLPAVVERVLMIHEARLRGERP; this comes from the coding sequence GTGAACCCCCGCCTGCCCGCCTGCATCGGCCCGCATCGCTGTGGCCCCGAACAGCCGCTGCTGCTCATCGCTGGGCCGTGCGTCATCGAGACCGAGGATCTCTGCCTGCGGATCGCCGATCGACTGGCGTCGCTCGCCGCCCGGCTGCCGGTGCAGGTGGTGTTCAAGGCGTCGTACGACAAGGCGAACCGGACCAGCGGGGCCGCGTTTCGTGGCCCCGGACTCGACGACGGCCTTGCCGTGTTGGAGAAGGTGCGGTCGGTCACCGGCCTGCCCGTCACAACCGACGTCCACCTCCCCGAGCAGGCGACCGTCGCCGGCGGCATCTGCGACATGCTCCAGGTGCCCGCCTTCCTCTGCCGGCAGACGGATCTGCTCCTCGCCGCGGCGGCGACCGGCAAGGCGGTCAACGTCAAGAAGGGGCAGTTCGTGGCGCCGGGCGACATGAAGCACGTGGTGGCGAAGCTGCTCGCCGGCGGCTGCCGCGACGTGCTGCTCTGCGAGCGTGGCACCTTTTTCGGTTACGGACGGCTGGTCAACGACTTCGGCGGACTGCCTCTGATGCGGTCCTTCGGCGTGCCGGTGATCTTCGATGCCACGCACTCGGTGCAGCAGCCGGCCAGCCTCGGCGAGGCCACCGGTGGCGATCGCGGCCTCGTCGAGCCGCTGGCCCGCGCCGCCGCCGCGGTCGGCATCGATGGCCTGTTCTTCGAGACGCATCCCGACCCCGACCGCAGCCCGAGCGACGGACCGAACATGGTTCCGCTCGATGACCTGCCGGCCGTGGTCGAGCGGGTGCTCATGATCCACGAGGCCCGCCTGCGCGGGGAGCGGCCGTGA
- the prfA gene encoding peptide chain release factor 1, translating into MGEHPAGGIRDLLSERLARFEELERALVDPVLLSDPQRLSAAAREHGTLAKLALKYRQFIALERQIADLRGLVAGADRDMRGLAEAELPDLERRREAEWEALLDLCSTDADAERPRCIMELRAGTGGDEAALFVRDLYEMYRRAGVELGWEFEVLDASPTELGGFKELVLGVSGEAVYRRLRHESGGHRVQRVPDTETKGRIHTSAATVAVLPEPEDVEVSIAPDEYRKDLFCASGPGGQHVNKTASAVRLTHLETGIVVQCQDEKSQHKNLAKALRVLKTRLYEHRRQIEHDKRSAERRTLVGSGDRSQRIRTYNYPQNRVTDHRINESFTLDQVMVGRLGLVIDALEEHGRRERRSEMERSASGAPAG; encoded by the coding sequence ATGGGTGAACACCCGGCCGGCGGGATCCGCGACCTGCTGAGCGAGCGGCTCGCCCGGTTCGAGGAATTGGAACGGGCTCTGGTCGATCCCGTCCTGCTCTCCGATCCGCAACGGCTTTCGGCGGCTGCCCGTGAGCATGGCACGCTGGCGAAACTGGCCCTGAAGTATCGGCAGTTCATTGCTCTCGAGCGGCAGATCGCCGACCTGCGCGGGCTCGTGGCGGGCGCCGACCGCGACATGCGCGGGCTGGCCGAGGCCGAACTGCCCGACCTGGAGCGGCGCCGCGAGGCCGAGTGGGAGGCGCTCCTGGACCTCTGCTCCACGGATGCCGACGCGGAACGCCCCCGCTGCATCATGGAACTGCGGGCCGGCACCGGCGGCGACGAGGCGGCGCTCTTCGTCCGCGACCTCTACGAAATGTATCGCCGGGCCGGGGTCGAGCTCGGCTGGGAGTTCGAGGTCCTCGACGCCAGCCCCACCGAACTCGGCGGCTTCAAGGAACTCGTGCTCGGCGTCTCGGGGGAGGCGGTCTACCGGCGGTTGCGGCACGAGAGCGGCGGGCATCGCGTGCAGCGCGTCCCCGACACGGAGACGAAGGGCCGCATCCACACCTCGGCGGCCACGGTCGCGGTCCTGCCCGAGCCGGAGGACGTGGAGGTGTCGATCGCCCCGGACGAGTATCGCAAGGACCTGTTCTGCGCCAGCGGCCCGGGCGGGCAGCACGTCAACAAGACGGCCTCGGCAGTGCGGCTCACGCACCTCGAGACTGGGATCGTCGTCCAGTGCCAGGACGAGAAGAGCCAGCACAAGAACCTCGCCAAGGCGCTGCGCGTGCTGAAGACGCGGCTCTACGAGCATCGTCGGCAGATCGAGCACGACAAGCGGTCGGCAGAGCGCCGCACGCTCGTCGGCTCGGGGGACCGCAGCCAGCGGATCCGCACCTACAACTATCCGCAGAACCGCGTCACCGACCATCGCATCAACGAGAGCTTCACCCTCGACCAGGTGATGGTGGGTCGGCTGGGCCTGGTCATCGACGCGCTCGAGGAGCATGGCCGGCGCGAGCGTCGGTCGGAGATGGAGCGGTCCGCTAGCGGTGCGCCTGCCGGCTGA
- the prmC gene encoding release factor glutamine methyltransferase has translation MNAQESTAGSAGSPQAWTVGRLLAWTTEWLTARGAETPRLDAEVLLAHVRGCPRIALYTTFDVPVADDERDRFRGLVKRRGGGEPVAYLVGSKEFFSLPFTVTKDVLVPRPETEGLVVRALDLCGGLAAPRILDVGTGSGAIVVTLARRLPGARCVATDISPAALEVARGNAARHGVAERIAFVGCDLIADQAAAGPFDLIVSNPPYVREEEFAGLPADVRLHEPRTALVAGPTGVEVVERLVAAAPRTLAQGGWLLIEIGPAIAVAAEAIVADAADLVPGPTLRDLAGLPRVLQARVRPA, from the coding sequence TTGAACGCCCAGGAATCGACCGCCGGCAGCGCGGGAAGTCCGCAGGCCTGGACCGTCGGCAGGCTGCTCGCCTGGACGACTGAGTGGCTCACGGCCCGCGGGGCGGAGACGCCGCGGCTCGACGCCGAGGTGCTGCTCGCGCACGTTCGCGGCTGCCCGCGGATCGCCCTCTACACCACCTTTGACGTGCCGGTGGCCGACGATGAGCGCGACCGGTTTCGCGGCCTCGTCAAGCGGCGCGGCGGCGGCGAGCCGGTCGCCTATCTCGTCGGGAGCAAGGAATTCTTCTCTCTGCCGTTCACGGTGACCAAGGACGTGCTCGTGCCGCGGCCGGAGACGGAGGGGCTCGTGGTCCGGGCCCTCGACCTCTGCGGCGGCCTGGCGGCGCCGCGGATCCTCGACGTCGGCACCGGGTCGGGCGCGATCGTCGTCACGCTCGCCCGCCGCCTGCCGGGGGCCAGGTGCGTCGCCACCGACATCTCTCCCGCGGCGCTCGAGGTGGCCCGTGGCAACGCCGCCCGGCACGGCGTAGCTGAGCGGATTGCGTTCGTGGGCTGCGACCTGATCGCCGATCAGGCCGCGGCCGGCCCCTTCGACCTGATCGTCAGCAATCCGCCCTACGTGCGCGAGGAGGAGTTCGCGGGGTTGCCGGCGGACGTCCGGCTGCACGAGCCGCGGACCGCGCTGGTGGCGGGGCCGACGGGCGTCGAGGTGGTCGAGCGGCTGGTGGCCGCGGCGCCGCGAACGCTCGCGCAAGGGGGCTGGCTGCTCATCGAGATCGGGCCGGCCATCGCCGTGGCGGCCGAGGCGATCGTCGCGGACGCGGCCGATCTCGTGCCCGGCCCGACGCTCCGCGACCTTGCCGGTCTGCCGCGGGTGCTCCAGGCGCGTGTCCGTCCCGCGTGA
- the groS gene encoding 10 kDa chaperonin — MDEFVEPLGMRVLIRKDESRQKTRGGIVLPDQAEIPTITGRVVEVSLQVERDADFPIEKYDKVLFHPKNSIPVDFEQDNLLYVVPIEDVVAVFRRNDSGKPRRRTKTDPDDQTPPH, encoded by the coding sequence ATGGACGAGTTCGTCGAACCGCTGGGAATGCGTGTCCTGATCCGCAAAGACGAGAGCCGGCAGAAAACCCGGGGAGGCATCGTCCTCCCCGACCAAGCTGAGATCCCCACGATCACCGGCCGGGTCGTCGAGGTCAGCCTGCAGGTGGAGCGGGATGCCGACTTTCCGATCGAGAAGTACGACAAGGTGCTGTTTCACCCCAAGAACTCGATCCCAGTCGATTTCGAGCAGGACAACCTGCTGTATGTCGTGCCGATCGAGGACGTCGTGGCGGTGTTCCGCCGCAACGATTCGGGCAAACCGCGTCGGCGAACCAAGACTGATCCAGACGATCAGACCCCGCCGCACTAG
- a CDS encoding transposase yields the protein MTMPRRQLVDVAVTRFYHCISRCVRHMFLCGDRFAHRKAWVESRLEFLSTHFAISVCGFAILDNHLHVLCRLDPGVADGWSDEEVVRRWIAVYHPSCLDVDDPDVLQAWIDYQCRDAGRVARYRERLQNLGWFMKALKEPLARLANKEEGCTGTFWEARYKSIAVLDEEALLATCAYIDLNPVAAGIAKTPEAARHTSIKQRVDHVRKHHSLGTLKLAAEAQSVAAARVEADLEQSHWLCPLQDRSKAGAGREGMLPGFSLSGYLELVDWTARLCRKGKARITEEVAGIMARLGTTAECWHSRLRKLMATTRWVGHYCATSAERLQTVARLRGVHHVDNALGSLVAQ from the coding sequence ATGACGATGCCAAGGCGGCAGTTGGTCGATGTTGCGGTGACGCGGTTTTACCACTGCATATCCCGTTGCGTACGGCACATGTTTTTGTGCGGTGATCGCTTTGCGCACCGTAAGGCCTGGGTCGAGTCCCGACTCGAATTCCTGTCCACGCACTTTGCCATTTCCGTCTGCGGTTTCGCGATCCTCGACAACCACCTCCACGTGCTCTGCCGGCTCGATCCTGGTGTGGCCGATGGCTGGAGCGACGAGGAGGTCGTTCGACGCTGGATTGCCGTCTATCACCCTTCCTGCCTTGACGTCGATGATCCAGACGTGCTCCAGGCATGGATCGATTATCAGTGTCGTGACGCAGGCCGCGTGGCCCGCTACCGTGAGCGGCTCCAGAATCTTGGCTGGTTCATGAAAGCCCTCAAGGAGCCACTTGCGCGGCTTGCCAACAAGGAAGAGGGCTGCACAGGCACGTTCTGGGAGGCCCGCTACAAGTCGATCGCCGTTCTCGACGAGGAGGCCCTTCTTGCGACCTGCGCCTATATCGACCTGAACCCCGTGGCTGCCGGCATCGCCAAGACCCCTGAAGCCGCACGGCATACCTCGATCAAGCAGCGAGTCGACCATGTTCGCAAACATCACTCTCTGGGAACTCTCAAACTCGCCGCCGAGGCCCAGTCAGTTGCCGCCGCGAGAGTCGAAGCCGACCTTGAACAATCCCATTGGCTCTGCCCGCTGCAGGATCGGAGCAAGGCCGGCGCGGGACGGGAAGGCATGCTGCCCGGATTCTCTCTCTCGGGATACCTTGAGCTCGTGGACTGGACCGCCCGGCTCTGCCGCAAGGGCAAGGCAAGAATCACGGAGGAAGTGGCAGGCATCATGGCCCGGCTGGGCACGACCGCTGAATGCTGGCATTCCCGTCTTCGAAAACTCATGGCCACGACGCGTTGGGTTGGTCACTACTGTGCGACCAGCGCAGAGCGGTTACAAACGGTCGCAAGGTTGCGGGGTGTCCATCATGTGGATAACGCCCTCGGGAGCCTGGTTGCTCAATAG